Proteins encoded in a region of the Antedon mediterranea chromosome 2, ecAntMedi1.1, whole genome shotgun sequence genome:
- the LOC140040068 gene encoding cyclic nucleotide-binding domain-containing protein 2-like, giving the protein MALYYRRQTRHRVDQLHKSKSIPGIELQRLSRRVWRNWRGHMNTWKDESDKCTKQNEEVDTRVWRRTDISPKERFKKAIRQVRMICAVNMNLNKYANEAGHSMFAAHMPELLASTSTPNVVVMSPDSKETISFNRKDYKFNYEFKWPKKAEAVLEKLPKERTSDDISVIRGLMRGLHSFRKYTRESQNLICKVVRLERYGRRRVVVRKGHIGYAFYFVFSGGAGVTLDEDEGSAFTEKEVSILKKGTCFGELALTKDVRRAATIVCMEETELLAVDRDDFFNNGLHRHFEKEFTYRYDFFRKLDLFSSWSEEKLQELSDMGRIEEYNHDSVVVRDLRDTDWLLFVTKGRCDVLKLVDIDHCITTPIESQRPQKPPPRRNLTPLSFGGDVPMSLFRKSEEIPDPEDRGGPSPYSSTSPWITHTSISNRPKTTGQLALKKELKLEESNERSQSATVRFEASISNDKEMMTPEFTSSCNTPTTNQIPRSPAISSSSKVHGVQTFKTKDVQSGIYVKVDALRFGQCFGLEGVVGNMPYLSLVSCGCELIRVSMSKFKEYADEKTLQKVQKMISKYPTDRNLWSRLVRQSKWNNFKNTTIENIFNEKKTGRRTYVSRPGDNCKTQFVKNPFPKIIFNARDWASNVVPHASGKCQSEKLSSNHSMSTASLLENKPSVSSMASSTIKTTTR; this is encoded by the exons aatgAAGAAGTCGATACCAGAGTTTGGAGAAGAACAGATATATCG ccGAAGGAAAGATTCAAAAAGGCAATTCGACAAGTACGGATGATCTGCGCCGTGAACATGAACCTCAACAAGTATGCTAACGAGGCCGGACATAGCATGTTTGCCGCTCACATGCCGGAGTTACTGGCGTCGACGTCGACACCCAACGTCGTCGTCATGTCCCCTGATTCGAAGGAGACCATCAGTTTTAACAGAAAAGATTACAAATTTAACTATGAG TTTAAATGGCCGAAAAAAGCAGAGGCGGTACTTGAGAAGTTACCGAAAGAGAGAACATCAGACGATATCTCAGTAATTCGTGGTTTGATGCGTGGCCTTCATAGCTTCCGCAAGTACACGCGAGAGTCTCAGAATCTCATCTGTAAAGTTGTCCGGCTCGAAAG ATATGGCAGAAGAAGAGTGGTTGTGAGAAAGGGTCATATAGGCTATGCGTTTTATTTTGTGTTCTCGGGCGGAGCAGGAGTGACACTAGACGAAGATGAAGGCTCAGCGTTTACGGAGAAAGAGGTGTCGATTCTGAAGAAGGGAACTTGTTTTGGG GAATTAGCTCTTACGAAAGATGTTCGACGGGCAGCCACGATCGTCTGCATGGAAGAGACGGAACTATTAGCTGTTGACAGAGATGACTTCTTCAACAATGGACTTCATCGTCATTTTGAAAAGGAGTTCACATATCGATATGATTTCTTCAG AAAATTGGATTTATTTTCGTCATGGTCAGAAGAGAAGCTGCAAGAGTTGAGCGATATGGGTCGAATTGAGGAGTACAACCACGACTCTGTTGTTGTCAGAGATCTCAGAGACACTGACTGGCTTCTATTCGTTACGAAG GGAAGGTGCGATGTTTTAAAGTTAGTTGACATCGATCATTGCATAACCACGCCCATCGAAAGTCAACGTCCGCAAAAACCACCACCACGACGAAATCTAACACCGCTGTCCTTTGGCGGAGACGTTCCCATGTCCCTTTTCAGGAAGTCCGAAGAGATTCCTGACCCCGAAGATAGAGGTGGGCCTAGTCCGTATTCTTCCACATCACCCTGGATCACTCATACCTCAATATCTAATAGACCAAAAACAACGG GTCAATTAGCTTTAAAAAAAGAACTGAAGTTAGAAGAAAGTAATGAACGGTCACAGAGCGCTACCGTCAGATTTGAAGCGTCGATATCAAACGACAAAGAAATGATGACACCTGAATTTACGTCATCTTGCAACACGCCAACAACCAATCAAATACCACG ATCTCCTGCAATCTCTTCAAGTTCAAAGGTGCATGGAGTGCAGACGTTTAAGACCAAAGATGTTCAATCTGGTATATACGTCAAAGTGGACGCCTTGAGATTTGGCCAGTGTTTT GGTTTGGAGGGCGTGGTTGGAAATATGCCTTATCTATCATTGGTCAGTTGTGGATGTGAACTCATTAGAGTTTCCATGTCAAAGTTCAAAGAGTATGCAGATGAGAAAACTTTACAAAAAGTTCAAAAGATGATTTCCAAGTATCCCACCGATCGCAATCTATGGAGTAGGTTGGTAAGACAAAGCAAATGGAACAACTTCAAAAACACAACCATTGAAAATATCTTTAACGAAAAGAAAACAGGACGGCGTACGTACGTCAGTAGGCCCGGAGACAACTGTAAAACGCAATTTGTAAAGAACCCTTTCCCAAAGATAATCTTTAACGCTCGAGATTGGGCGAGTAATGTTGTACCACATGCATCTGGAAAATGTCAGTCCGAAAAACTTAGTTCTAATCATTCAATGAGTACGGCATCTTTGCTTGAAAACAAGCCATCCGTATCAAGCATGGCCTCTTCAACTATCAAGACAACAACGAGATAA
- the LOC140040070 gene encoding coiled-coil domain-containing protein 12-like, with amino-acid sequence MAAVGSLEEEARKRKERLKALKKKKQGNNDDSSEPEAKRFAEENANETTNKPVFKNYQPTDDELAENKVADSALPSVENQIADQLSAGKPAPVVQEVDIMNLAPRKPDWDLKRDVAKKLERLEKRTQRAIAELIRERIQSGEEDLSAVVNAGTATTQQNASDSD; translated from the exons ATGGCGGCGGTGGGTTCACTCGAGGAAGAAGCTCGAAAAAGAAAAGAGAGattaaaagcattaaaaaagaagaaacaagGAAAC aATGATGATAGTTCTGAGCCAGAAGCTAAGCGGTTTGCAGAAGAAAATGCCAATGAAACAACAAA CAAGCCTGTCTTCAAAAATTACCAACCAACAGATGATGAGTTAGCAGAGAATAAGGTAGCCGACTCAGCTTTACCATCAG TTGAAAATCAAATTGCAGATCAGTTATCAGCTGGCAAGCCAGCACCGGTCGTACAAGAAGTTGATATCATGAATTTAGCTCCAAGAAAACCAGATTG GGATTTAAAACGCGATGTTGCAAAAAAGCTTGAACGATTAGAAAAAAGGACGCAACGAGCCATAGCAGAATTAATCC GTGAAAGGATCCAATCAGGTGAGGAAGATTTGTCAGCTGTTGTTAACGCCGGTACAGCAACGACCCAACAGAATGCGTCTGATTCAGATTGA